In Methanosarcina siciliae T4/M, one genomic interval encodes:
- a CDS encoding methanogenesis marker 9 domain-containing protein, producing the protein MSDCLFDLHIGYVRFRNPIALAPMAGIVDSTFANQYAGDAGLVVLGAFNLDEGSIEVASKLVARGRKEFISDEPMELIKKEIRAVNSGSAVAVNVRSTTLEPLIEAAKIVKEEGAILELNAHCKQPEMLEAGIGEALLRDLPRLSAWIKAIKETGVVLSVKVRANVVNDVELARLIDKAGADIIHVDSMLEGFGADLDAIVNYRDATRLFLIGNNSVTDFSMAKDMFSRGADMVSVARGTMENPGLISQLVESVTSYQKSIGWYNAPKHVCSEGDFRALAFCCLPVKPCPVHEKFKKLGYTAEEFARTKMEFARGTLLEYGEDTCFGSLVWCCKITKPCWIRDGVLNTLDLSDAEYMKLKEQLAQYILDHARIPVNESR; encoded by the coding sequence ATGAGTGATTGTCTATTTGATTTGCATATTGGATATGTCCGTTTTAGAAATCCCATAGCGCTGGCGCCAATGGCAGGAATTGTCGACAGTACTTTTGCCAACCAGTATGCAGGTGATGCCGGGCTGGTAGTGCTTGGAGCCTTCAATCTTGATGAAGGATCTATTGAAGTCGCATCCAAGCTCGTAGCCAGAGGTAGAAAAGAGTTCATCTCCGATGAACCTATGGAGCTTATAAAAAAGGAAATCCGGGCCGTAAACTCGGGCAGTGCTGTTGCGGTAAACGTCAGAAGCACCACCCTTGAGCCCTTAATCGAAGCTGCAAAAATAGTAAAGGAAGAAGGGGCAATCCTTGAATTAAACGCCCACTGCAAGCAGCCCGAAATGCTTGAGGCAGGCATAGGAGAAGCCCTTCTGCGGGACCTTCCAAGGCTTTCTGCCTGGATAAAAGCAATAAAGGAAACCGGAGTCGTGCTTTCCGTAAAGGTAAGGGCAAATGTAGTGAATGATGTCGAACTTGCCAGGCTTATTGATAAAGCCGGGGCAGATATCATCCATGTGGATTCCATGCTCGAAGGTTTCGGAGCCGACCTTGATGCGATTGTAAATTATAGGGATGCCACGAGGCTTTTCCTTATAGGCAACAACTCGGTTACCGATTTTTCCATGGCAAAAGATATGTTTTCCCGGGGAGCCGATATGGTTTCGGTTGCAAGGGGAACGATGGAAAACCCCGGGCTGATTTCACAGCTGGTCGAAAGTGTCACTTCGTATCAGAAATCTATAGGCTGGTACAATGCTCCCAAGCACGTTTGCAGTGAAGGGGACTTCAGAGCGCTGGCTTTCTGCTGCCTCCCCGTAAAGCCCTGCCCTGTGCACGAGAAATTCAAAAAGCTGGGATATACTGCAGAAGAATTTGCCCGGACAAAGATGGAATTTGCCAGGGGTACACTGCTGGAGTACGGGGAAGATACCTGTTTCGGCAGCCTTGTCTGGTGCTGTAAAATTACAAAGCCCTGCTGGATCAGGGATGGTGTCCTGAACACACTTGACCTCTCCGATGCAGAGTACATGAAGCTTAAGGAGCAGCTGGCACAATACATCCTTGACCATGCCAGGATTCCGGTAAATGAATCACGTTGA